A genomic segment from Ptychodera flava strain L36383 chromosome 8, AS_Pfla_20210202, whole genome shotgun sequence encodes:
- the LOC139137926 gene encoding uncharacterized protein, producing the protein MDTNRGEFQDFHHTIDGVMKKTDRSGIGVEKRQAQPFTREDEGQLWDKVFSIDNAQNLSYAVYFYVSKVFALRASDEHNNLQAEQFVFGTDKEGEFVEFHGRPCKNNQGGFYNSRKVPYKNIRQYSDPSNPRCVVKLLKNYLGLIPSKGAFYRRPLPKKTTTNAIKFSSQKIGINTIRQYTKKMCEIAGIDGYHTGHSGKVTAATSLYKQGFDEQLIKERTGHRSDDGLRAYKRTCSSLQKNVSDALQPPKPPDPNADDEDAAFAFAAASATNVAVISRQPTDTASVEAQVSGDGDKCASDDICISIQKGSKTVTITM; encoded by the exons ATGGATACCAATCGTGGAGAGTTCCAAGACTTCCACCATACAATAGACGGCGTCATGAAAAAGACAGACAGGAGTGGCATAGGTGTGGAAAAAAGACAGGCCCAACCGTTTACTAGGGAGGATGAAGGACAATTATGGGACAAGGTTTTCTCCATCGACAACGCCCAGAACTTGAGTTATGCTGTGTATTTTTACGTCTCAAAGGTTTTCGCTTTGAGAGCATCGGACGAGCACAACAATTTACAGGCAGAACAGTTTGTGTTTGGAACGGATAAAGAAGGAGAATTTGTCGAATTCCATGGACGACCATGCAAAAATAATCAAGGTGGTTTTTACAATTCCCGCAAAGTACCATACAAGAATATCCGCCAATATAGTGATCCATCGAATCCACGCTGTGTAGTGAAGCTGCTAAAGAATTACTTGGGATTAATTCCAAGTaaaggtgcattctaccgtcGGCCACTACCAAAGAAGACAACTACCAATGCCATAAAGTTCTCTTCCCAGAAGATTGGGATTAACACAATCCGACAGTATACAAAGAAAATGTGTGAGATTGCTGGCATAGATGGATACCACACTGGGCATTCTGGCAAG GTTACAGCAGCAACTTCTCTATACAAGCAGGGGTTTGATGAACAACTGATAAAAGAAAGAACTGGTCATAGATCAGACGACGGTCTCCGCGCTTACAAACGCACTTGCAGCTCCCTACAGAAGAATGTATCTGATGCATTACAACCACCAAAGCCCCCCGACCCCAACGCCGATGACGAAGATGCTGCCTTCGCCTTCGCCGCCGCCTCCGCCACAAATGTGGCCGTAATATCTCGCCAACCTACAGACACAGCCTCAGTAGAAGCTCAAGTATCGGGAGACGGTGACAAATGTGCATCCGATGATATTTGTATATCAATACAGAAAGGTTCAAAAACAGTGACCATAACTATGTGA